A stretch of Thermococcus bergensis DNA encodes these proteins:
- a CDS encoding YHS domain-containing protein — MPIDPVCRMEVSEGTELKAVYNGKVYYFCSPECKAEFEANPEEYIKGEEMEHEHGKHSHEHGHGRHGCCH, encoded by the coding sequence ATGCCCATTGATCCGGTATGTAGAATGGAAGTTAGTGAAGGAACTGAACTTAAAGCAGTATATAATGGCAAAGTTTACTACTTCTGCTCCCCTGAATGCAAGGCTGAATTTGAAGCTAACCCGGAAGAATACATTAAAGGGGAAGAGATGGAACACGAACATGGAAAGCATTCCCACGAACATGGCCACGGAAGACATGGATGCTGCCACTGA
- the thiI gene encoding tRNA uracil 4-sulfurtransferase ThiI, with protein MILVRYGEIAIKGRKRREFERKLAENIQKALRRKGIIGKVKVIRGRILVDAPDEAAEIIAKVPGVVSVSPARAMDYDEVPVYLKEALRQFNPRSFKVETQRLDKTFLKTSMEVNREIGAFIVKGFGWKVDLENPELTVGIEIIDGKAYVFFEKIRGVGGLPVGTQGKVVVLLSGGIDSPVAAFLMLKRGAEITAVHFDQGKNAKKVVERVVEILNDYSPEPIELIVENHFEILKPYVVTLNKLHRREWTCVVCKVAMLRRAAEIAKEKGALGIVTGDSLGQVASQTLTNLYFETMSVDFPVHRPLLGFDKEEIVAIARKIGTYDAFLEYPYCDCPFRPERVVTQGKLEEFEKIRNELKKEGII; from the coding sequence GTGATACTCGTAAGATACGGGGAGATAGCAATAAAAGGTAGAAAAAGAAGGGAGTTTGAGAGAAAATTGGCCGAGAATATCCAGAAGGCTCTAAGGAGGAAAGGCATAATTGGAAAAGTGAAAGTAATAAGGGGAAGGATTCTCGTTGATGCCCCGGATGAAGCAGCGGAGATAATAGCCAAAGTCCCCGGAGTGGTGTCTGTATCTCCTGCCAGAGCTATGGACTACGACGAAGTTCCTGTATATCTCAAGGAGGCCCTTAGACAATTTAATCCAAGGAGCTTTAAAGTTGAAACTCAAAGGCTGGACAAGACTTTTTTGAAGACATCTATGGAGGTCAACAGGGAGATAGGGGCTTTTATTGTCAAGGGATTTGGATGGAAAGTGGATCTCGAGAACCCGGAGCTTACCGTAGGCATTGAGATAATAGATGGTAAAGCCTATGTGTTCTTTGAAAAGATTAGAGGAGTTGGTGGATTACCCGTTGGCACGCAGGGAAAAGTTGTTGTCCTCTTAAGCGGAGGGATAGATTCTCCAGTGGCGGCATTCTTAATGCTAAAAAGAGGGGCTGAGATAACAGCGGTTCACTTTGACCAAGGGAAAAACGCGAAAAAAGTCGTAGAGAGGGTCGTGGAGATCCTCAACGACTACTCCCCCGAGCCAATAGAGCTGATCGTGGAGAACCACTTTGAGATTCTCAAACCCTACGTCGTCACTTTGAACAAGCTCCACAGAAGAGAATGGACATGTGTGGTCTGTAAAGTTGCCATGCTGAGGAGGGCGGCTGAGATAGCGAAAGAAAAGGGCGCCCTCGGAATAGTAACGGGAGATTCCCTTGGTCAGGTTGCCTCTCAAACCCTAACGAATCTCTACTTTGAGACTATGAGCGTGGATTTTCCAGTTCACAGGCCTCTTCTGGGATTTGACAAAGAGGAGATAGTTGCCATAGCAAGGAAAATCGGCACCTACGATGCCTTCCTTGAATACCCATACTGTGACTGCCCCTTCAGACCTGAAAGAGTTGTCACACAGGGCAAATTAGAGGAATTCGAGAAAATCAGGAACGAATTGAAAAAAGAAGGAATAATTTGA
- a CDS encoding multidrug transporter yields the protein MISVIEYYAKALTKSRASLISFAVRPLSFIFLLTVVSGGKLFPTALIGGMISFVAGVGIADLAIEIAGMKTRSKFYDILSTLPVHPLKLGLGISVGMSIPALPYLVILIVTLTYVRGLSLLRIAQIILLLAFLWLWSVFVGLYISVKLKEPIVIMRVSNITLTALTVFVLVYYPMKFLQTFPTKLFSFYRRQAVHT from the coding sequence ATGATTAGCGTAATCGAGTACTACGCCAAGGCCCTCACGAAGAGCAGGGCTTCCCTTATAAGCTTCGCCGTTAGACCGCTCTCCTTCATATTTCTCCTGACCGTCGTGAGCGGTGGAAAGCTTTTCCCGACGGCACTCATTGGTGGAATGATCAGCTTTGTTGCCGGCGTCGGGATAGCCGACCTAGCCATAGAGATAGCGGGAATGAAAACGCGCTCAAAGTTTTATGATATACTCTCAACCCTTCCGGTGCATCCGCTGAAGCTCGGCCTTGGAATTTCAGTAGGGATGAGCATTCCCGCGTTGCCTTACTTGGTCATTCTCATCGTTACTTTAACCTACGTGAGGGGACTTTCTCTCCTGAGAATAGCCCAAATAATTCTTCTCTTAGCGTTTTTATGGCTTTGGAGTGTTTTCGTTGGACTCTACATAAGTGTGAAACTCAAGGAGCCGATAGTTATAATGAGAGTTTCGAACATCACTCTAACAGCTTTAACGGTCTTCGTCCTAGTTTACTATCCCATGAAGTTCCTCCAAACTTTCCCCACAAAATTATTCTCTTTTTACCGACGACAAGCTGTGCATACCTAA
- the sufC gene encoding Fe-S cluster assembly ATPase SufC, whose translation MLKVDNLRVKVEDKEILKGISLTVDKGELHVVMGPNGSGKSTLALTIAGHPRYQVIDGRILFEGEDITNLPPEERAKRGIFLSFQHPIEVEGVKVIQFLQRVLKNLKGLDEIQAYELIFNAVQELGLDESMLARFLNVGFSGGERKKLEMLQAYLVKPKLLILDEPDSGVDVDSLKMIASVINKLHEEGTSVLLITHYGRILEHLKPNRVHVIKEGKIVASDGVELVKMIEEKGFAAVEEL comes from the coding sequence ATGTTGAAAGTGGATAACTTAAGGGTCAAAGTGGAAGACAAAGAAATCCTAAAGGGCATTTCTCTCACCGTTGATAAGGGAGAACTTCATGTCGTGATGGGACCAAACGGGAGCGGAAAATCCACCCTTGCTCTAACCATAGCGGGCCATCCTAGATATCAGGTTATAGACGGAAGAATACTCTTCGAGGGAGAAGATATAACCAATCTGCCTCCCGAAGAAAGAGCTAAAAGAGGAATTTTTCTAAGCTTTCAGCACCCGATAGAAGTGGAAGGCGTCAAGGTGATTCAGTTTCTGCAGAGGGTTTTGAAAAACCTCAAGGGCCTGGACGAGATACAGGCTTACGAGCTCATCTTTAATGCCGTTCAAGAGCTTGGGCTTGACGAATCAATGCTCGCGAGGTTTTTAAACGTTGGATTCTCTGGTGGAGAGAGGAAAAAGCTCGAGATGCTCCAGGCTTATCTTGTGAAGCCGAAGCTCCTCATCCTGGATGAGCCAGACAGCGGAGTTGACGTTGATTCCCTGAAAATGATAGCGAGTGTCATAAACAAGCTCCATGAAGAGGGCACGTCCGTTCTGCTGATAACTCACTACGGAAGAATCCTCGAACACCTTAAGCCAAACAGAGTTCACGTTATCAAGGAAGGAAAGATAGTGGCATCAGATGGAGTTGAGCTGGTAAAAATGATAGAGGAGAAGGGTTTTGCGGCGGTGGAGGAGTTATGA
- the merA gene encoding mercury(II) reductase has product MNEYDFVIIGGGAAGFAAALKADELDVKTLMVNRGPIGGTCVNVGCVPTKYLLTALELKKRALVNHYSGLGFTLKEFDFRKLLDGKDELVKKLRREKYEKVLESLEHVDYINGSGRFKSNHRIVVDGREIKFKKALIATGAKPRILTIDGVEDVKDRILTHIEALEIEKAPDSVVIIGGRAQALEFAQIFARAGREVTLLQRSVRIMPTAEPELAIELEDILGEEGVNINTSVKIRRLERAGEGVRVHAEVKGKEKVFEGQYVFFATGRSPNTHGLGLENTNVKTNEKGFVIVDETLKAGKNIYAAGDVVGEPMLETVAAKEGFTAATNALEGKNIKIDYRVVPEVVFTDPQLASVGLTDGEAQRITRCSCRTVEISNVPKALILGEEKGLIKMVVDAKTKEILGVHILAYNAAEMIHEAAMVIRNRMTVDEVIDTLHVFPTMSEVIKLAALSFKGDISKMPCCAL; this is encoded by the coding sequence ATGAACGAATACGATTTTGTTATTATTGGAGGCGGAGCGGCGGGCTTTGCTGCGGCTTTAAAAGCGGATGAGCTTGATGTAAAGACTCTCATGGTCAACCGAGGCCCGATTGGAGGGACGTGTGTAAACGTTGGCTGTGTTCCTACTAAGTATCTCCTAACCGCCCTAGAACTTAAGAAAAGGGCGTTAGTGAATCATTACTCCGGCTTAGGCTTCACCCTTAAGGAGTTTGACTTTAGAAAACTGCTGGACGGAAAGGATGAACTCGTAAAAAAGCTAAGGAGAGAGAAGTATGAGAAAGTTCTGGAGAGTCTAGAGCACGTTGACTATATCAACGGTTCAGGAAGGTTTAAGTCGAATCATAGAATTGTAGTAGATGGTAGGGAGATTAAATTTAAGAAAGCTCTCATAGCAACGGGTGCAAAGCCAAGAATTTTAACTATAGACGGTGTTGAAGACGTTAAGGACAGAATTCTGACCCATATTGAGGCACTTGAAATTGAAAAGGCTCCTGACTCAGTTGTAATCATCGGTGGGAGAGCCCAAGCCTTAGAATTCGCCCAGATCTTTGCGAGGGCCGGGAGAGAGGTAACTCTTCTGCAGAGAAGCGTTAGGATAATGCCCACAGCTGAGCCTGAACTGGCAATAGAGCTTGAGGACATTCTAGGGGAGGAGGGGGTCAATATAAACACTTCCGTGAAGATAAGACGCCTTGAAAGAGCTGGAGAGGGAGTTAGAGTCCATGCTGAAGTGAAGGGAAAAGAGAAGGTGTTTGAAGGACAGTACGTTTTCTTCGCGACTGGGAGGAGTCCAAATACTCACGGTTTGGGCCTTGAGAACACTAATGTGAAAACCAACGAAAAGGGCTTTGTGATTGTGGATGAAACGCTGAAAGCAGGCAAAAACATTTACGCAGCTGGAGATGTGGTAGGCGAACCTATGTTGGAAACGGTTGCCGCTAAGGAGGGGTTTACTGCAGCAACAAACGCGTTAGAGGGCAAGAATATTAAAATTGACTATAGAGTTGTTCCAGAGGTTGTATTCACTGATCCACAGCTTGCAAGCGTTGGATTGACTGATGGAGAAGCTCAAAGGATTACAAGATGCTCATGCAGAACGGTAGAGATCTCGAACGTCCCAAAGGCATTGATCCTGGGTGAAGAAAAGGGCCTGATAAAAATGGTCGTTGATGCAAAAACGAAGGAGATCCTTGGAGTTCACATCTTAGCTTACAACGCTGCTGAGATGATCCACGAGGCGGCTATGGTAATTAGAAACAGAATGACCGTGGATGAGGTTATAGACACGCTTCACGTCTTCCCAACGATGAGCGAGGTAATAAAGCTTGCCGCACTTTCCTTCAAAGGAGACATATCAAAAATGCCGTGTTGTGCCCTCTAG
- a CDS encoding heavy-metal-associated domain-containing protein, translating into MMKAILKIPNMSCQHCVMRISKAIESVGAKGEVSLEKKTAVVEFDPEKTRLEDIVRAIERYGYEVEVE; encoded by the coding sequence ATGATGAAAGCTATATTGAAAATACCTAATATGAGCTGCCAGCACTGCGTTATGAGGATAAGCAAGGCAATTGAGAGTGTTGGAGCTAAGGGAGAGGTCAGCCTTGAGAAGAAGACTGCCGTTGTTGAGTTCGATCCTGAAAAGACAAGGCTTGAAGACATTGTAAGGGCAATAGAGCGATACGGCTACGAAGTTGAGGTGGAGTAA
- a CDS encoding SufD family Fe-S cluster assembly protein: MPKITLEVLEKLTYQKYGDSPTIKSYTKWNLFEENSPLKLPTEAKGEDVGINANVIFSGSESKFDLPEGVELAEGTLGLSQPEESRILGFHFYALKKAYRLRITKNLLEPFVIVSHLSENAFISHHLSIEVENANAPIIIYDLSENGTKSLVVELRLKNAEAEILTVGNHKALSHYLLRATLGDGSKVRAFTVVKGGKMSHHREDYSLEGTGSELILRGIPIGIGSAVDYLTNVLQYGEGSKSETRVNGYSYRGGWVVHRGVAKVFEKAKGSSSEVSSHVIIMDEGSLGVSVPMLEVDTGEIENASHSSSVAQFDEDALFYLQSRGLSREEALRLFVHGIGEALSDHLEKLKSKARSNVITLVEELL; encoded by the coding sequence ATGCCGAAAATAACCCTGGAAGTCCTTGAAAAGCTCACCTACCAGAAGTATGGTGACAGCCCTACAATAAAGAGCTACACGAAATGGAATCTCTTTGAAGAAAACTCGCCCCTCAAGCTCCCGACCGAAGCGAAGGGTGAAGATGTGGGAATCAATGCCAATGTGATTTTCTCCGGAAGCGAGTCAAAGTTTGACCTTCCAGAGGGCGTTGAGCTTGCGGAAGGCACGCTCGGTCTTTCCCAACCGGAGGAGTCGAGGATTCTGGGCTTCCATTTCTATGCTCTCAAAAAAGCTTACCGGCTTAGGATAACCAAGAACCTGCTTGAGCCCTTTGTAATAGTTTCACATCTTTCTGAAAACGCCTTCATAAGCCACCACCTCAGCATCGAAGTGGAAAACGCCAATGCACCCATAATAATCTACGATCTCTCTGAAAACGGTACAAAGTCCCTTGTGGTCGAACTGAGGCTCAAAAACGCCGAAGCGGAAATCCTGACCGTTGGGAACCACAAGGCTCTGTCACACTACCTCCTCAGGGCTACACTCGGCGATGGATCGAAAGTCAGGGCTTTCACGGTAGTTAAGGGCGGAAAGATGAGCCATCACAGGGAGGACTACTCTCTTGAAGGCACTGGGAGTGAGCTTATCCTAAGGGGAATTCCCATAGGGATAGGCTCGGCAGTTGATTATCTCACCAACGTCCTCCAGTATGGAGAAGGAAGCAAAAGCGAGACGAGGGTGAACGGCTACTCCTACAGGGGAGGATGGGTCGTGCACAGAGGCGTGGCGAAGGTTTTCGAGAAGGCCAAAGGTTCATCGAGTGAGGTCAGCTCCCATGTCATCATAATGGATGAGGGCTCCCTCGGCGTCAGCGTGCCGATGCTTGAAGTGGATACTGGAGAGATAGAGAACGCGTCGCATTCATCAAGCGTTGCCCAGTTCGATGAGGATGCCCTCTTCTACTTACAGTCTAGAGGATTAAGCAGAGAAGAGGCTCTGAGGCTTTTCGTGCACGGCATCGGAGAAGCCTTGAGCGACCACTTAGAGAAGCTAAAGTCAAAGGCGAGGAGCAACGTAATAACCCTCGTTGAAGAGCTCCTGTGA
- a CDS encoding ferritin, with product MLSEKMLKALNEQLNKELYSAYLYFAMAAYFDDLNLEGFANWMKAQAEEEMGHALRFYNYIYDRNGRVELSEIPKPPKEWESPIDAFEAAYEHEKFISKSIHELAALAEEEKDYPTRAFLEWFINEQIEEEASVKKILDKLKFAKDSPQIIFMLDTELAARAPKLPTILMQGGE from the coding sequence ATGCTAAGCGAAAAAATGTTAAAAGCCCTGAATGAGCAGCTCAACAAGGAGCTGTACTCGGCCTATCTCTACTTTGCCATGGCCGCCTATTTTGACGATCTGAACCTTGAGGGCTTTGCCAACTGGATGAAGGCCCAAGCCGAGGAAGAAATGGGCCACGCATTGAGGTTCTACAACTATATCTACGACCGGAATGGGAGAGTTGAGCTTAGTGAGATTCCAAAGCCCCCAAAGGAGTGGGAGAGTCCAATAGACGCTTTTGAAGCAGCTTATGAGCATGAAAAGTTCATAAGCAAGTCAATTCACGAGCTTGCCGCACTCGCAGAAGAGGAGAAGGACTATCCGACAAGGGCGTTCTTAGAGTGGTTCATCAACGAGCAGATTGAGGAAGAGGCAAGCGTAAAGAAAATACTCGATAAGCTAAAGTTCGCAAAGGACAGCCCGCAGATTATATTCATGCTCGATACAGAATTAGCTGCAAGAGCTCCAAAGCTCCCGACTATCTTAATGCAGGGCGGGGAGTAA
- a CDS encoding DUF302 domain-containing protein: protein MFYYVRKFEEDLDFLWERFKKRLEEEGFLLIGERIPVAIVEREDGIVADYHLLFICDKELVAELVKIDPNIGALLPCTGFGYRREDGNYLGVTLPSVAWKIAGEEVVKLMKPMEERVIKIIESL, encoded by the coding sequence GTGTTTTATTACGTGAGAAAGTTCGAGGAAGATCTCGACTTCCTATGGGAGCGCTTCAAGAAGAGGCTTGAAGAGGAAGGTTTCCTTCTCATAGGGGAAAGGATTCCTGTGGCGATAGTGGAAAGAGAGGACGGCATTGTCGCGGACTATCATCTCCTATTCATATGTGACAAAGAGCTCGTGGCAGAGCTTGTGAAGATAGACCCAAACATAGGAGCCCTTTTGCCATGCACGGGTTTTGGATACCGTAGGGAGGACGGAAACTACCTCGGCGTTACTTTGCCCAGTGTGGCATGGAAGATAGCAGGGGAAGAAGTAGTTAAGCTCATGAAGCCCATGGAGGAAAGGGTTATCAAAATTATCGAGTCCCTATAA
- a CDS encoding FTR1 family iron permease, protein MNVGAFLITFREALEAAIIVAIIIAYLKRTGREKQIKDVWTGVGLSVLASVILGGAILKIYGGLEEKELFEGVASYLAVIVLTSMIYWMATKGRNIRAEIESKVSKAINPLALIGFTFIVVFREGLETVLFLTPFATQDLGGTLAGLIGGVISALVLAYLIYGVGMRINLRTFFYYSSILLVFVAAGLAGYGTHELIEWAEEEGMHLGFIEEPAYDLGIPKESVFHHKGAIGSIFAVLFGYSVKMEWGRVIVQFGYLIVALYLVLRAYGKEPSLAPRNSRLKSTG, encoded by the coding sequence ATGAATGTTGGAGCGTTCCTCATCACGTTTAGGGAAGCACTTGAGGCGGCCATAATCGTGGCCATCATAATCGCATACCTCAAGCGTACCGGAAGGGAAAAGCAGATCAAGGACGTGTGGACTGGGGTCGGCCTTTCCGTGCTCGCCAGCGTGATCCTCGGCGGTGCGATCTTGAAAATCTACGGGGGGCTTGAGGAGAAGGAGCTCTTTGAAGGAGTTGCCTCTTATCTGGCTGTCATAGTGCTAACGAGCATGATTTACTGGATGGCGACCAAGGGGAGGAACATCAGGGCAGAGATAGAGAGCAAGGTGAGCAAAGCCATCAACCCGCTCGCACTCATAGGCTTCACCTTCATCGTCGTCTTCAGGGAGGGGCTTGAGACGGTGCTATTCCTTACGCCTTTCGCCACCCAGGACTTGGGAGGAACTTTAGCGGGGCTTATAGGTGGTGTCATCAGCGCTTTGGTTTTAGCATACCTAATCTATGGGGTAGGAATGAGAATAAATCTGAGGACGTTCTTCTACTACAGTTCTATACTGCTCGTGTTTGTTGCCGCTGGATTAGCCGGCTACGGAACCCACGAGCTCATAGAGTGGGCTGAGGAAGAGGGAATGCACCTAGGCTTTATTGAAGAACCTGCCTACGACCTCGGCATTCCCAAGGAGAGCGTGTTCCACCACAAGGGAGCTATTGGTTCAATCTTCGCGGTGCTCTTCGGCTACTCAGTGAAGATGGAGTGGGGAAGGGTGATAGTCCAGTTCGGCTACCTTATAGTGGCTCTCTATCTTGTCTTGAGGGCATATGGCAAAGAACCTTCCTTAGCTCCAAGGAATTCCAGATTAAAAAGCACCGGATGA
- the sufB gene encoding Fe-S cluster assembly protein SufB: protein MSEHSKLEEILKAGSLEEILGTAVPYPKEIELKGKISRETVEELSRIKNEPEWMLRHRLKALELFEKLPMPKWVVGIEELDLESFSLYSKPELEREVKDWDDLPENIRRTFERLNIPEIEKKFLSGLTAVFDSESVYSQLKEEFEKKGIIMLPMEEAVKRYPDLVKRYFGKVFPPGDHKFSALHHALWSGGAFVYIPKGVRVPFPIEAFFVIGSALEGQFEHTLLIADEGSYVHFIEGCSAPMYKGFSFHDGMVEIYAHKNATVKFTTIQNWSRNVINFNNKRAIIEENAYVEWIEGSIGSHITYTYPSSVLKGEGARTAQYVVSLSNGPYLKDTGAKTWHLAPNTSSKIVSKSISANGGINIYRGLVRIAKGAKNSTATVSCDSLILDEKSKAYTYPHNQNDEPSASIIHEATTGRLSEDKLFYLNSRGIKEEEAKSLIVLGFISEILEGLPFEYVEVLKKVIELEFSEVGGVG from the coding sequence ATGAGCGAGCACTCCAAGCTTGAAGAAATATTAAAGGCCGGTTCCCTCGAAGAAATACTCGGCACCGCCGTCCCATATCCCAAGGAAATCGAACTTAAAGGGAAGATAAGCCGAGAAACTGTAGAGGAGCTCTCGAGAATAAAGAACGAGCCGGAGTGGATGCTTAGGCACAGGCTAAAAGCTCTGGAGCTTTTTGAAAAGCTCCCCATGCCAAAATGGGTAGTGGGAATAGAAGAGCTTGACCTTGAGAGTTTCTCCCTCTACTCCAAGCCGGAGCTTGAGAGAGAAGTAAAGGACTGGGACGATCTGCCCGAAAACATTAGAAGAACATTCGAGAGGCTCAACATCCCGGAGATAGAGAAGAAGTTCCTCTCTGGCCTTACAGCTGTTTTTGACAGCGAGAGCGTCTACTCCCAGCTCAAAGAGGAGTTCGAAAAGAAGGGCATTATCATGCTCCCAATGGAGGAGGCCGTAAAGAGGTACCCCGACCTGGTCAAGAGGTATTTCGGAAAAGTCTTCCCGCCGGGAGATCACAAGTTCTCAGCTCTCCACCACGCGCTCTGGAGCGGTGGGGCCTTCGTCTACATTCCAAAAGGCGTTAGAGTTCCCTTCCCGATAGAAGCGTTCTTTGTTATAGGGTCTGCCCTTGAGGGGCAGTTTGAGCACACCCTCCTTATAGCTGACGAGGGAAGCTACGTTCACTTCATAGAGGGCTGTAGCGCCCCAATGTACAAGGGATTCTCCTTCCACGACGGTATGGTGGAAATCTATGCCCACAAAAACGCCACGGTGAAGTTCACCACAATACAGAACTGGAGCAGGAACGTCATCAACTTCAACAACAAGCGCGCCATAATAGAAGAGAACGCCTACGTAGAGTGGATTGAAGGGAGCATAGGGAGTCACATAACCTACACTTACCCATCGAGCGTCCTCAAGGGTGAAGGTGCGAGGACAGCCCAATACGTGGTCTCGCTCAGCAACGGGCCTTACCTCAAGGACACTGGGGCTAAAACTTGGCACCTCGCTCCAAACACCAGTTCGAAGATAGTCTCCAAGAGCATAAGCGCCAATGGTGGAATAAACATCTACCGCGGTCTCGTGAGGATAGCAAAAGGTGCAAAGAACTCGACCGCCACAGTCTCATGTGATTCCCTCATTCTTGACGAGAAGAGCAAGGCTTATACCTACCCGCACAACCAGAACGACGAGCCTTCAGCAAGCATAATCCACGAGGCAACAACCGGAAGGCTCAGCGAGGACAAGCTCTTTTACCTCAACTCAAGAGGTATAAAAGAGGAAGAAGCCAAGAGCCTCATAGTACTCGGTTTTATCAGCGAGATTCTTGAGGGGTTGCCGTTCGAGTATGTGGAGGTTCTCAAGAAAGTCATAGAGCTCGAATTCAGCGAGGTTGGGGGTGTTGGATGA
- a CDS encoding CoA-binding protein has product MNVKEFKKIALVGASKNPAKYGNIILKDLLSKGFEVLPVNPNYDEIEGVKCYKSIKELPRDVDVIVFVVPPKVGLQVAKEAVEVGFKKLWFQPGAESEEIREFLERLGAEYSFEKCIMVETSDKKMFLEV; this is encoded by the coding sequence ATGAATGTGAAAGAATTCAAGAAGATAGCTCTCGTTGGAGCAAGCAAAAACCCCGCTAAGTATGGGAATATAATATTAAAGGATCTCCTCAGCAAAGGCTTTGAAGTCCTTCCAGTGAATCCGAATTACGATGAGATTGAAGGCGTGAAGTGCTACAAAAGCATCAAAGAGCTCCCAAGGGATGTAGATGTCATAGTCTTTGTAGTTCCACCTAAAGTAGGTTTGCAGGTGGCGAAGGAGGCTGTTGAAGTAGGCTTCAAAAAGCTATGGTTCCAACCAGGAGCGGAAAGCGAGGAGATAAGAGAATTTTTAGAGAGATTAGGAGCAGAATACAGTTTTGAAAAGTGCATAATGGTCGAGACGAGCGACAAAAAGATGTTCCTGGAGGTGTGA
- a CDS encoding ABC transporter ATP-binding protein: protein MANYAIKAHRLTKRYDSTLALDSLSFSVGQNRIIGLIGPNGAGKTTLIKILTTQLKPTSGKAYVLGHEVGKGSTEIRKRISLLPQEVKAHFYTLTPFEYIYHYLRMRGLKRQEAKEKAREAIREFNISYADKPMVELSGGMVRKALVAMVLSFDAELYFLDEPTVGLDPSARFELWQILREKTKSSTIFLTSHYIDEVSKVCDEVILLDKRILLQGEPEDIVKHYLPRFRKKVVLFEYADVGEYAVKKAGKYTFVYPESESELEELTESLISRGVPFKIEELTIEDLFLLGWSDD from the coding sequence ATGGCTAATTACGCAATAAAGGCTCACCGCTTAACTAAACGCTATGACTCAACATTAGCACTCGACTCTTTAAGCTTTAGCGTAGGGCAAAATAGGATAATTGGACTAATAGGACCAAATGGGGCTGGAAAGACGACTTTAATAAAAATTTTAACTACTCAGCTCAAGCCTACATCAGGGAAAGCCTACGTTCTGGGCCATGAAGTGGGAAAGGGGAGCACTGAAATAAGGAAGAGAATTTCCCTTCTACCTCAGGAGGTCAAAGCCCACTTCTACACCCTCACGCCTTTTGAGTATATCTACCACTACCTTAGAATGCGCGGGCTGAAGAGGCAAGAGGCAAAAGAAAAAGCCCGTGAAGCTATAAGAGAATTCAACATAAGCTATGCCGACAAGCCAATGGTAGAGCTCTCGGGCGGGATGGTTAGAAAAGCGCTGGTTGCTATGGTCCTTTCCTTCGACGCTGAGCTGTACTTCTTGGACGAGCCTACAGTCGGCTTAGACCCCTCGGCGAGGTTCGAACTCTGGCAGATTTTAAGAGAGAAAACCAAAAGTTCAACGATTTTTCTGACCAGTCATTATATAGATGAGGTCTCAAAGGTCTGCGACGAGGTAATTCTGCTTGACAAGCGGATACTGCTCCAGGGGGAGCCCGAGGATATCGTAAAGCACTACTTGCCGCGCTTTAGGAAGAAAGTTGTGCTGTTTGAGTACGCGGACGTAGGAGAATATGCTGTCAAAAAAGCAGGGAAATACACTTTTGTTTATCCGGAAAGCGAAAGCGAGCTTGAAGAACTCACAGAATCGCTCATCTCCAGAGGAGTGCCCTTCAAAATTGAAGAACTTACAATTGAAGACCTGTTCCTGCTGGGGTGGTCTGATGATTAG